One Deinococcota bacterium genomic window, CGGAGGGCCTGTTGGTCCTCTTCACGGTGCGCTCGAGCGGCATGAGCTCGCACGCCGGGCAGATAGCCTTTCCCGGCGGCCGGGTGGACGAGGGCGAGACGGTCGAGCAGGCCGCCCTGCGCGAGACCGAGGAGGAGATCGGCCTGCGGGTGAAGGGGGCGGAGCTGTGGGGCCGCCTCGACGATCAGGTCTCGCCCGCGCGCTTCGTGGTGACCCCGGTGGTGGCCGCCCTGGCTTGGCCGCAGACGCTTGTGCTCAATCCCGGCGAGGTGGACGAGGTCTTTACCGCGCCGCTCGCCGAACTGCGCGCGCTTACGCCCCGCAGCGAGGCGCGCCAGCTCTACGGCTTGAGCCGCCGCATCCACTACTACGACTGGCGGGGGCGTCTCATCTGGGGCATGACCGCCAACATCCTCAAAAACTTCATGGACGTCACCGAAGGCCTCTGATTCGGGCGCCCCACATCAAACCTTGCTGCTGCAGGCTCGAATGTCGGCCGCCGCGGCAAGGTTCGCCGCCAAAGCGGCAAGGCCAAAGCGCGGTACTTTACGGTCCCCTGACCCGGCCCGTGCTAGCCTTGCCGCATGTTCGGTCTGTCGACGCCGCGCTCCTGCTTGTCTCGCCCCTGGCCGTCGTGGCCCTGCACCTGCTCATGGCCCTGCACCTGCTCATGGGCCTATACCTGGTGAAGGAGCCATGAAGCGGCGTGAGCTCAAGGTGCTCCACGGCGAGCTGAAGCGCACCTTCTCCTCGGGCGCCATCGTCGAGGCGCTGCAGGGCGCGGGCGTGCCGACCGACGCGGCCATCTTACTGGCGCGCGGCTTCGAGAAGACGCTCAAAAACCGCGACGACAAGACGATCGAGCTCTCCGAGCTGATGACGCGTCTCGTGGCGCTCGTAGCCAAGGAGATCGGCAGCGTGGAGGCCGCGCGGCTGAAGCGCCAGACGCCGCCCTTCGTGCCGCTCATGGTGAGGGGCAAGGCCAAGGGGGAGACCACGCCCTTTTCCAAACGGACCCTGGCCGCGTCGCTGGAAAAGATCGACCTCTCCTTCAAGGACGCCTACAGCGTGGCGCGCCACGTCGAGGGGCGCCTGCGCCTGGGAGGCTACGAGACCATCGGCGAGCGCGAGCTCATGCACGTGACCGCGCTGAGCTTAGAGGCGCTCTTGGGCCGTGACCAGCGGCTCAAGTACGAGGCCGAGCTCGAGGCCCCTACCGACATTCTTATTCGCGAGGCCTCGGGAAGCAAGATGCCCTACTCGAGGGGCATCCTGGCGCAGTCGCTGATGGCCTTGGGCCTCGGCCCGCAGCTCTCGCACGGCGTCGCCAAGCGCGCCGAGGAGGTGCTCTGGCGGCTCGGCACGCGCGAGGTGCCGCGGCCTCAGTTGCGGAGGGTGGTGCGCGGCCTGTTGGTGCAGGAGGCGGGCATCGACTTCGCCCGGCGCTACGAGCTCCTGCGCAGCGTGCGCCGCCCGCACAAGCCCATCGTGGTGATGATCGGTGGCGTCTCGGGGGTGGGCAAGTCCACGCTGGCGACCGAGTTGGCCTACCGCCTGGGCATCTCGCGCATCGTCTCCTCGGACTCGGTCAGGCAGGCCTTGCGCTCCCTTATCAGCGAGGAGCTCAGCCCGGCCCTGCACGCCTCGAGCTTCGGTGCCTGGCGGACCGAGCTCCTGCCCGGCGAGACCAGCACGGCCGCGCCCAAGCGCAAGCGGGTGGTGCGCGGCTTTCAGATGCAGGTGCAGCAGCTCAACACCGCGCTCTCGGCCATCATCGACCGCAACGTCGAGGAGCAGACCTCGGTGGTGATGGAGGGCATCCATATCGTGCCCGGCTTCATGAGCGGGGCGCGCACCGACGGGGCCACGGTGGTCGAGCTCGTCCTCGCGGTCGGCGACGCCGAGCTGCACCGCGGCCGCTTCGAAAAGCGTGACGCCGAAACGCGGCAGCGCCGCCCCATGAACAAATACCTGGAGCACTTCGCTGAGATCCGCATGCTCCAGGACTTCATCAAGAAGCGCGCCGGCGAAGAGGGTATGAGCGTCCTCGAGGGCGGCGACTTAGACGCGGCCGTCGAGCAGGCCATCGACATCATTCTGGAGGCGGTCTTGCACGACCTGCCCGAGGGGGAGCCGGTGGCGCTGGAAGCCGGCGACCCGGGTAGCGACCTGGGTAGCGACCCGGACGCCGATGGGGCCGCCGGCGTGGCTGCCGGCGCGGACGCCGAGACGCTCAAGGCGAGCTGAGCTAGTGGTCCGTCGGCGCCACCAGACCCCAGTCCCATCACGTTTGCGATCGGGCACTGTCCAGCATCAGGAAGAACGCCGGCTCGAGCCGGCCGTGACGCCCTGAAGCGCAAGGCTGCGAGACCGTCCGGGGCCAAGGGATTTTATGAGCGAGGCCCGGCCGCCTCGCCGTCCTCCCGGCTGCCCTTGAGCCTTTCCACAAGCGCGCCGACTTGCTCCAGGAGCTCTTGGGCCTTGCCGTTGTTCAGGCTCTCCGCGCCCTTCATGGCGCCATTCACCATCTGGCCGATGCCCAAGCCCCTGGAGAACTGCTCGGTCATGCGCGACAGCGTCTGCGGGTCACCGTAGATGTTCATGGTGCCCTGGCTCATAAAGGCGCCGATGGCCCGCGCCAGCTCCATCTGGGCATCGCGGTCCGCGTCGATCTTGCGCTTCTCGAGCTCGAAGTCGAGCGCCGATTTGCTAAACGTTTCACGGTTCTCGAGCGCCTGGCGCTCGACCTCGACCCGCTCGCGCTCGACCTCGACCCGTTCACGGTCGATGTCCACGGCGACGCGCTGAAAGGCGGTCTCGCCCTGGGCGACCTTTTCGCGGGCGCGGGCGTCCGCTTCGGCCTTGGTGAGCACGGCGTCGGCCTCGAGGGTGGCGGCCTGCTTTTGCGCTTCGGCGCGCTTGACTTCGGCGAAGGCTTCGACCTGCGCGGCGGTCTCCTGGCGGACGCGGTCCTCATCGATGGTCTGCTTGGCGGCGATCAATTTGGTCTGCGCCGCGCGCTCGGCCTCGGCGACGCGCTGCACGGTGACGATCCGCTGGGTGGCGCCCTCGCGCTCGGCCTCGGCCTCGAGGCGCGCCTTTTCGGCTTCGGCGCGTGCCCTCTCAGCTTCAGCCACGGCGATCTCGCGCTGCCGCTCGGTCAGCTCGACGGCCTGCTTGCGCTCGACGTCGGCGCGCTCGAGCTCGCGGTTGCGGGCGACGAGCTCGCGGTCGCGCTCGACCTCCCGCGTCCTCACGGCTTGATCCTGGGCGATCTCGGCCTCGCGCACTTGGCGCTCCTGCTCGATGCGGTAGGTTTCCGCCTCGCGGCGGCGCTCGGCCTGGAAGGAGGCGACAGCGGACTGTTGGGTCGCTTCGGCCTCGGCCTGGGCGCGCTCGAGCTCCAAGACGCGCTGGCGCGTCTCGACGTTCTTGATGGCGTTGGCGAGCTCGGCCTCGCGCTCCAAGCGGTTGCGTTCGACCAAGGCCGACTGGGTGATCTCGGTGATCTTCTTTTTGCCCTGCGCGTCGAAGATGTTGTCGTCGGAGAGCTGGTTGGCGCTTGTCTGATCGAAGCGCGACACGGTGACGGATTCCAAGGTGAGGCCGTTTTGCTGCAGGTCCGCGCCGACGAGCTTTTGCACGCCGCCGGCGAAGCTCTCGCGGTCGCCGTGGATGTCGCTCAGGCTCTTCGTGGCGGCGACGCTGCGAAGCGCCGACACGAGCTTTTCGAAGACCAGGATGCCGACGGTGTCGGAGTTGACCGACTTATCGCCCAAGGAGCGCGCGGCGTTGATGACCGCGTCCTGGTCAGGGAGGACCTTCAAGTAGAACTCGCCCTTGACGTCGACGCGCAGGTTGTCCTGGGTGATGAGCGCGTCCTCGCCGCGGCGCTCGACCTCGAGCTTCATGGTCTCCAAAGACACCGGCACGTTGCGCTGCACGATGGGAAAGAAAAAGCCGCCCTTGTCGATGAGCACCCGCCGCCCGCCCAGGCCGGTGAGCACGTAGGCGATGTTCGCCGCGGGCTTGACGTAAAAGTGCTGCACCATCCAAGCGAGCAAACCCACCACCAAAAAGATCAGGCCGAGGCCCGCGCTCACCGCGCTGTTGATAGGGGACCAGGGCGTAATGACGGCGCCGCCCGCGATGCTAAGGACCAGGAGCGCGACCGCTAGCGCGATAAACAGGACCATCACCATCAGCTTGCCTCTCCTTTGGGCATCGCTGCCGCAGCTCGAGTTCCGCTCCGTTCCCGCGCGACGTCTTGCGCCAGGCTCGCGGCAAGGGGCGCGACGTAGTAGACCTGGTCCCGCGCTTCAAACGCGGTGACCAGAACCTCGCCGCCGGGCGCGATGCTGGCCTCGCCCTCAGGCACGCGACAAGCGATGCGGTGAATGTTGCCGAAAGGGTCACGGATGTTGGCGGTGCCCTCGTCGGGCTTGACGGTGAAGACGGCCGTTCCCACACAACCTACCAGCCCGCCCGTGCGCGTGGCGGTTTCGCCGCCCCCAAACAAGCGGCTGAAGCCCCCCGCGAGCGCGCGGCCCAGCAAGGAGGCCAGCCCAAAGCCCAAGAGCGCCGACAGCGGCGCGAAGACGAGCGGCGCTAAGAAGGCTGACAGCAAGCCGTTCAGGAGCAGGCCGGCAATTCCCCACGAAACCAGCAGAATGGGCAGCAAGACCGACAGGGGCAGGCCGCGGCCAAAGCCGAAAAAGCTCAAGAACTGTAAGAGGCCCTTGCCGCCGTCCTCGCTCGCCTCTTGCTCGCCCCCCAGCTCTTCGCCGGCACTCGCTTCTGCGCCACCGTCCTCTCCTCCGCCAAAGCCAGCGCCCACCAGCGCCACGCCGAGCGCCAGCGCCAGACCCGATACCAGCGGCAACAGGAACATGAAGTTCCACCACTCGAGCATCAACCTTAAGTCCGTGTCGCTCCTCCTTCCACCGTCCTCGGCTTCCCAGCACTTCCTGAATGGACACTCCCGAGTTCAGTCTACACGCTTTTCTTTCACCCCGCCAACGCTCCCAGTTTGGCGCTGTCCTGCTTGTGCTCAGCAAAGGTGTTAAAGTCAAGCAGAATCAATAGGAGGCGTTATGGCTGACAGAGTGTCTAAGGCTCACCTAGTTGAAACCATTGCAGAGAAGCAAGGCTTGAGCAAGAAGGACGTCAAGGCAGTTCTTGAAGCGACCTTCG contains:
- a CDS encoding YqiJ family protein, whose translation is MLEWWNFMFLLPLVSGLALALGVALVGAGFGGGEDGGAEASAGEELGGEQEASEDGGKGLLQFLSFFGFGRGLPLSVLLPILLVSWGIAGLLLNGLLSAFLAPLVFAPLSALLGFGLASLLGRALAGGFSRLFGGGETATRTGGLVGCVGTAVFTVKPDEGTANIRDPFGNIHRIACRVPEGEASIAPGGEVLVTAFEARDQVYYVAPLAASLAQDVARERSGTRAAAAMPKGEAS
- a CDS encoding CoA pyrophosphatase, with translation MLLPLLAAPEGLLVLFTVRSSGMSSHAGQIAFPGGRVDEGETVEQAALRETEEEIGLRVKGAELWGRLDDQVSPARFVVTPVVAALAWPQTLVLNPGEVDEVFTAPLAELRALTPRSEARQLYGLSRRIHYYDWRGRLIWGMTANILKNFMDVTEGL
- a CDS encoding AAA family ATPase, translating into MKRRELKVLHGELKRTFSSGAIVEALQGAGVPTDAAILLARGFEKTLKNRDDKTIELSELMTRLVALVAKEIGSVEAARLKRQTPPFVPLMVRGKAKGETTPFSKRTLAASLEKIDLSFKDAYSVARHVEGRLRLGGYETIGERELMHVTALSLEALLGRDQRLKYEAELEAPTDILIREASGSKMPYSRGILAQSLMALGLGPQLSHGVAKRAEEVLWRLGTREVPRPQLRRVVRGLLVQEAGIDFARRYELLRSVRRPHKPIVVMIGGVSGVGKSTLATELAYRLGISRIVSSDSVRQALRSLISEELSPALHASSFGAWRTELLPGETSTAAPKRKRVVRGFQMQVQQLNTALSAIIDRNVEEQTSVVMEGIHIVPGFMSGARTDGATVVELVLAVGDAELHRGRFEKRDAETRQRRPMNKYLEHFAEIRMLQDFIKKRAGEEGMSVLEGGDLDAAVEQAIDIILEAVLHDLPEGEPVALEAGDPGSDLGSDPDADGAAGVAAGADAETLKAS